A single region of the Lycium barbarum isolate Lr01 chromosome 2, ASM1917538v2, whole genome shotgun sequence genome encodes:
- the LOC132626839 gene encoding uncharacterized protein LOC132626839 gives MTSQEKSEGSQQSAEAEKQLGSYSYTNWADKIQDQYQKIKENAETYPYVWGSYIVVYGGFGLWFAYRWRKLRKTESRVRVLQERLRKLVEAEASTSSSSASASKAPPSSDISTK, from the coding sequence ATGACTTCTCAGGAAAAAAGTGAAGGTAGTCAACAATCAGCTGAAGCAGAAAAGCAGTTGGGAAGCTACTCATATACTAATTGGGCAGACAAGATACAAGACCAGTACCAGAAGATCAAAGAGAATGCAGAAACTTACCCCTATGTTTGGGGTTCCTATATAGTTGTGTATGGGGGATTCGGGCTTTGGTTTGCCTATAGATGGAGAAAGCTCCGTAAAACTGAAAGTCGAGTTCGAGTCCTTCAAGAAAGACTCCGGAAACTTGTTGAAGCTGAAGCGTCAACTAGTTCCTCATCTGCTTCCGCTAGTAAGGCGCCTCCATCTTCTGATATATCGACCAAATAG